Within Sinorhizobium sp. RAC02, the genomic segment TACCGTTTGTCCTGCCTGCTGAACTGAAAAAAGGGTGCATTTCCCCTATCGCGCCGAATGCAATCGTTCGGCTATGGGACCGGCAGCTGTCCAGCGCGAAGCATGGAGGGCGCAAGGAATTCAGTCATCCCGATTGGGAAAATAGACCGTTTTGCGAAATTCATCAAGCGCTTCATCATGCTCCAGGCCATCAATTGCGGAGATTATTCCCAAAATTCTCTTTCGGGTGGGCTTTGGCAGGTTGCGAATGCACTCGTCAGCATAGGTTCGGAGCGATACAGTTCGCCCGCGCCCCTTCGGCAAGTGCCGCCCTAGATCTGCATTGAGCGTCTGCCGGCGCTTAAACCGCGCCTCCTCGACGTTCTGAGCTTTCTGGAAAAGGAACGCCTGGTGCCGATCGAACATCGTGAGCATCAAGAACCGAACATCCTCTTCCGAAATGGTCATCGGCCGGTCAGCAACTGACACCACATCGATCACGCCTTCGATCTTGCGGATGGCCTCGAACCCGCAACCCGGATCGCGCCGGATGAAGGCATAGCCGACGAGGAAAGGCAGGCGGCGGGATCGAAGCTTGCCGCCACGGTGTGGACGCCGCTCCTGCCAGAAGGCGGGCATGTAGACGTCTATCCTCTTCTCCCGAAGGTTCCGTTCCACGATGGTTTCAGCCACCCGATAATCCGGCGCGTCATGTATCTTCGCCGCCATCTTCTGCGCGCCAGGCGCAACCCGGACGGCATACCATTGCTCGGCGCGTCGACCCGAAAGCAGCAACGACTGCCAGTCGACCGTGACGGCGAAGCGCTTCTGCACGTCCGTCGTCACGATGGTGATCTCTTGCTCCTCCTGCACGGCCGGCAGGACGCGCCCCTTGTGGAAGCCAGCGGCGCGGACGGCGGCGTGGGACTGATCGAGGGTAAAGCCCTGGTCGATCATCTTCCAGCCTGCCATGCTGTCGGGAATGACGACGGCGAATCCAGCCTGTGCGCCGATCGGTTTCACGGTCTCTTGGTTGCTCTGCATTCAATCAGCCTCTTCAATCAATGATCAGTGTGAAACGCGGTTTGGCGAAGCGACCAGCGTCTTGGCCGAAAAACGAGATCCTTCGCGCTGGCCGGACATCACAAGCTTTAGGCACGCATCGGGCGGCCGTGACGTTCGCGGCGTCTTCGGTAATAAACAGCTGGTCTGCCCAAGCCGTGCGCTGACCGGCATCGTCTTCCACGACGATGGCAAAGCCCTCTTCCACGCCCCTTCCGAGCGGGTCTAAGGTCCCATCACGTAGGCGCTGAAGCCTCACCCTACCGAGCATGAGAATCTCCTTTCCGATCGCGTCTTGATGAGGTTGCGGCGCTCGGCTGTCAGCTTCACCCATGCCGGCCGCCAGTTCGTGACCTTGGTGATGATCCTCGAAATTCGTTCGGGCGGATCGATGCAGAACCAGTCGCCGGAGGCGTCGAGGAAATACCGGCGCTGGTCCGCGTCGAAGCTCCCGACGAGGTCGGAGAACAGTAGCTCGCAGATCGTGCCATCCGGCTTGGCTTCCTTCATCGGGCGCCACGGATTTGCCCGGTCGTATGTCTCTCGGGCTTTGCGCTCTGCGATGGTCATTCAGCAGCTACCAAAGAATTTATAGGCGTGTGCACGAGCGCCTTCTTGAAACTGAAAAACCGAGGAAATAAATCGTCGTCGGGCGCTGAATCACAGCGCCGTCCTTGTTGATCACCAACGTTTTCAGTGAGGTAGCAATGACCTTGAAGCTGTTCGACCGACCAGTCTATCTGAAGGAACGCAGAGACCTGATCCGGGAAATAACGTCGCTTGAGGATGCGATCGACTTTCTCGAAGAATGGCCCGCACGCGATCGTGACATAGTGCACGATGCGACCTTGAAGACCTGCTATATGGCGTGGGACGGACATAAGCCGTTGAAAGTTGCGCGCGACGCAATCCGATCCTTCGGCAAAAGCAAGGGCATCCTGGTAAAGTCGCCCGGGATTCAGCCATGGATGATCAGAACGCGATCCGGCGGCGGACGCGTTTCCACATAGTTGAGTTGTGGCGCTGGAGAGGCTGCAGGATGCGGCCTCTCGTTCCAGCCTCGGCGTCGCAACTCCGAGCATCGTATGCGCAAGCTGGCTCATCGAGCTATCTCCATCTCGATCCAGTTGGCGCCGTCGGTCGGTTCAAGGAGGTGCGCAGGCGCAGCACATCCGGCGTCGCCGGGGCGTGGACCCCATGCGGTCGGCCATTCGTTTTTCTGGCGGGCATAGTCGATGCGCTTCAGCCAGCGGTCGTCATCGATCGGGACTGGCGGCTGCGATGGGGCGGCGGCATCGTCCCAAGGCTGAGCGTTCAGCCAACGCGCGGCGTGCCGAACGAACTGGGGCTCTTTGCCTTCGACTTCCCGGGAGTAGGATTTGAGGGCATCGAGAATGATTTCGAGGGGGGTCAGCGATCGAGCTTTGGCGAAAGCCTTCAGCGCATCCTGCTTGTCCACTTTCCGGGGATAGACCGGCCAGAACTGCTTTTCGAATTCAGTCCTGATTTCCTCATCGACCATCGCGCGCTTGCCGCGTGATGAGGGAATATCTTTTTTATTATCTGTATCTGTATCTGTCTCTGTCTCTGGTCTAGCATCCGCTTGCGCAGCGCTAGCAGGCGCTTGCATCGTGCTAGCAGGCGCTTGCAGATTTTCGAGAAAACCACATGAAATCAATGGTTCGAGCTTCGGCACCTTATCGAGGTACGCAACTCGCTTGAGGTATGCCGGATTGTTCGGCACTTCGCCGTTATTCCGCGACGCGATGAGCATGCACACAATTGCTAGCAGCTTGCTAGCATCGTCTAGCGTCACCCAATCCTCGCTAGCGAGCAGCGCGAAATGGAGCTTGATCCACGGCGGATTGCGGTCTTTGTAGTGCTGGAATTGCTCCCAGTTCCTGACCCTGAGATTAGCGGCCGCCATCAATGCCTCACTGCATTTCGGACAGCCGAGCACGCGACGTCGACGAACAGGTCAATGGTCTTGACCACGCCCATGCGCTGCTTGGCGATGATGAATTCAAGCTTGTTCTGGCAGTCGACGAGGCGGTCTATCCGATCGGCCTCTGCCTCCGCGTTCTTGCCGCGCTCACGTTCGAGGTAATAGGATTCGCGATAGAGGAACGCGACCGTGTCGGCATCCTGTTCGATGGAGCCCGAATCTCTAAGGTCGGAGAGCATGGGCCGCTTGTCCTCACGGCTCTCAACGCCGCGGGAGAGCTGCGACAGGGCGACGATAGCCAGCCCTTCGTCCCTGCCCATGTTGCGCAGGCCAGCGGAAAGCTCGGCAACTTCGTTGACACGGTTACCGGAATACCGGCCCGACGCGGACAACAGTTGCAGATAGTCGACGACGATAAGGTCGAGCGTCTGCCCAGCGCGCGCAGCATCCTCCCGCATTCGGTCGATCTTGACGCGCAGATCCGACAGCGTGAGGCCAGACTGCTGCTCAATCCAGAGAGGAAGCTTTTCGCGGTCTTGGTTGGCGACGATCAGGGCGTCGAAGTCTCGCCGGGACACGCGGCCAGTGATCAGATCCGTGTATGGGACCTTCACGTTCCAGTCATAAGCGATATCGGTTATTGCCCGCTTGACCAGCGTTTTCGCTTCCATCTCCAGGGAGATGAAGCCCACGCCCTTGCCGGATTTCGCCGCCTTGATCGACGTCGACAGCGCGAAGGCGGTCTTGCACATGCCGGGACGCGCGCCGATGACCACCATCTCGCCCGGATGCATGCCGCCGGTGGCGTAGTTGATATCGGTCAGGCCGTAGGTGATGCCGGTAACGCCGCCGCCCCGCTCCATCGCAGCTTCAATCTCGACCAGCGCCGCGTCAGTCGCCTCGTCGATCGAGAAGCGCGTCTTGCCGCGGCCACCGGCCTTCATGCCAGAGGCAATCTCGTCGAGCGCGCGTGTGGCGTCGCGGATCAATTCCACGGCACCGGCGGCGGGGCTTGCCGCCGCACTGGCGACAATCTCGGCTTCTTTCTTGACGGACACCCGCGCCCATTGCTGGATCAGGTTTGGTATCGTCTTGCTGAGGCCAGCGGCACCGTAGACAGTGTTCGAGGCGAGCTGTGCGAGGTAGGCTGACAGCGGCATCTTCACCAGCTTGGCCCACGCCTCGGCCTCTGCCGGCTCGAAAAGCTTGAAGACAACGGCAAGCGAGACGGCTTTGAACCGCTCGTTCGCGGTCAGCATGTTCTCGAAGATGCGGCGGTGCAGCGGCTCAAGGAAATGGTCCGGCTTCACCCGGCTCTGCGCCGCAGACAGGTGACCGGCCATCAGGATTGCGCCGAGCACCTCCATCTCGAGTTCAGGGACGAACCCGGCGCTTTCCAAGTCGACGCCGGCAGTCATATCGTGCCCTTTGCGCAGAAGAGGCGAACGAACTCACCATATGCTTTGCCTGCAACGAGAGCGTCGTTGAAATTCCGAGTGTCTTGGGCTTTGGCGGCGGCCTCGACGTACTTCTTCCAGGCCGCCTCCTGCCGCGCCAACTCGCGGTCCTTGAGGATGATGACGTTGCTCACGCGCGCACCCTCCGCAGAACTGGCACCTTGCGTGCCTTTGTTACTGCGTCGCACTCGTCGACGGCGTGGTCTATCCAGCCCTCCAGTTCGGAGCGGCGGAAGCTTTCGATGGCAAGGCTTCTCATGTCGACGCCCTCCCGATGACGGAGAGCGTGGCGTCGATGAAGCGCGTCATCTCGCCGAAAATGCCCGCCTCTTGCTTTCGGAAAACATCAAGCGTGTTGTCTGCCGTGAGCGCCGCGGCCTTGAAGGCAATGCCGGCCATGGTGAAAGCTTCGGCATACGACACGGCGCGTGATGCCCGCTGCTGTTCATTTTTCGCGGCGTTGATGCGCTGAATGTATTTCTCAACGCCAGAGGCCTCGCGCAAGCGTGCGGTTTCGGCATAGTAGGCTTGGGATAGCGGCAGTTTTCTCCGATATTTTGCGAGCACCTTTTGTTGTTCTTTCTGGTGCCTAGCCTGGGCGGCCGGCGTCCGGCCTTTGCGCGGGATTTCCCACGCCGTGATGACACGCTGGATTCCCTCGGGCGTTTCGACGCTGAAGCATGCCACCGGAGTGCTCTCGCGCATCTTTCGGGTCATCCGCGCAGTCAGGTCAGCGGTTGGCCGACGTATGAACCGGCCAGCTATATCCTTCTCCGCAGTTTTGCTGATCAGGCTGAAGCTGCGATCTGCGTTGGTGCCTCCCAGGATTTCCTCCGGCGCTGACGGCCAGCGGTGGCGCCACTCGTCGACGAGCCATTCAAGCGCATCTTCTGCTGTGGCGACTTCCGCGCACGCCGCGACAAACCTCTCGTATGCCGCCAAAAGAGCGGGGTTTTCCTGCGCGATCGTCGGCTC encodes:
- a CDS encoding transcription termination/antitermination NusG family protein, which produces MQSNQETVKPIGAQAGFAVVIPDSMAGWKMIDQGFTLDQSHAAVRAAGFHKGRVLPAVQEEQEITIVTTDVQKRFAVTVDWQSLLLSGRRAEQWYAVRVAPGAQKMAAKIHDAPDYRVAETIVERNLREKRIDVYMPAFWQERRPHRGGKLRSRRLPFLVGYAFIRRDPGCGFEAIRKIEGVIDVVSVADRPMTISEEDVRFLMLTMFDRHQAFLFQKAQNVEEARFKRRQTLNADLGRHLPKGRGRTVSLRTYADECIRNLPKPTRKRILGIISAIDGLEHDEALDEFRKTVYFPNRDD
- a CDS encoding DUF982 domain-containing protein produces the protein MTLKLFDRPVYLKERRDLIREITSLEDAIDFLEEWPARDRDIVHDATLKTCYMAWDGHKPLKVARDAIRSFGKSKGILVKSPGIQPWMIRTRSGGGRVST
- a CDS encoding DnaB-like helicase C-terminal domain-containing protein, with product MTAGVDLESAGFVPELEMEVLGAILMAGHLSAAQSRVKPDHFLEPLHRRIFENMLTANERFKAVSLAVVFKLFEPAEAEAWAKLVKMPLSAYLAQLASNTVYGAAGLSKTIPNLIQQWARVSVKKEAEIVASAAASPAAGAVELIRDATRALDEIASGMKAGGRGKTRFSIDEATDAALVEIEAAMERGGGVTGITYGLTDINYATGGMHPGEMVVIGARPGMCKTAFALSTSIKAAKSGKGVGFISLEMEAKTLVKRAITDIAYDWNVKVPYTDLITGRVSRRDFDALIVANQDREKLPLWIEQQSGLTLSDLRVKIDRMREDAARAGQTLDLIVVDYLQLLSASGRYSGNRVNEVAELSAGLRNMGRDEGLAIVALSQLSRGVESREDKRPMLSDLRDSGSIEQDADTVAFLYRESYYLERERGKNAEAEADRIDRLVDCQNKLEFIIAKQRMGVVKTIDLFVDVACSAVRNAVRH